One Phoenix dactylifera cultivar Barhee BC4 chromosome 14, palm_55x_up_171113_PBpolish2nd_filt_p, whole genome shotgun sequence DNA window includes the following coding sequences:
- the LOC103708053 gene encoding alpha-mannosidase At3g26720 — protein sequence MAIDPIRRRPPLLLLFLFLFVGIWAPVESEYIAYNTTQRIVPDKLNVHLVAHTHDDVGWLKTVDQYYVGSNNSIQGACVQNVLDSMVTALLADENRRFIYVETAFFQRWWRQQNNAIKKIVKELVSSGQLEFINGGMCMHDEAAVHYIDMIDQTTLGHRFIKQEFGQTPRIGWQIDPFGHSSVQAYLLSAEVGFDALYFSRIDYQDREKRKDLKSLEVVWRGSKTLGSSADIFTGIFPKNYEPPPGDFYFEVNAESPVIQDDVLLFDYNVEERVNDFVAAAIAQANVTRTNHIMFTMGTDFKYQYATSWFRQLDKFIHYVNKDGRVNALYSTPSIYTDAKYAANESWPLKTDDFFPYADNPNAYWTGYFTSRPALKGYVRTMSAYYLAARQLEFLIGRKNSGPTSDSLADALAISQHHDAVSGTEKQHVANDYAKRLSIGYAEAEKLVESSLACLTSSDSKSGCYKPAMKFEQCPLLNISYCPPSELDLSTGRNLVVLLYNSLGWKREDVIHIPVISESVVVHDSEGREIESQLLPLADASVYIRNHYVKAYLGISPSVKPKFWLAFPVSVPPLGFNTYFVSNSKQPGAAMSSLYSSQGSKSSSIEIGQGHLKLLYNADERKLSHYFNTRNLVKANVEQSYSFYAGYDKNGTDLQASGAYIFRPNGSFPIKPEGQAPLTILRGPILDEVHQQINPWIYQVTRVYKRKEHTEVEFIVGPIPIDDGIGKEVATQVTTTMMTNKTFYTDSNGRDFIKRIRDYRSDWKLQVNQPVAGNYYPINLGIYMEDNGTELSILVDRSVGGSSVLDGQIELMLHRRLLHDDGRGVGEALNETVCINDKCEGLTVQGKFYLRIDPLGEGAKWRRSFGQEIYSPLLLAFSEQDGGNWTSSHIPKFSAMDSYSLPDNVALITLQALEDGSVLLRLAHLYEVGEDKDLSTMAYVELKKMFPDKKVSKITEMNLSANQERDTMEKKRLKWKAEGSTGSGTVVRGGPVDPTKLVVELGPMEIRTFLINFGYIFFPRMGQP from the exons ATGGCGATCGACCCCATTCGCCGacgtcctcctctcctcctcttgttcctctttctcttcgtCGGAATCTGGGCGCCGGTGGAGTCCGAGTACATCGCATACAACACCACACAAAGGATCGTCCCCGATAAGCTCAACGTCCACCTCGTCGCCCACACCCACGACGACGTCGGCTGGCTCAAGACCGTCGATCAGTACTACGTCGGCTCCAACAACTCCATCCAG GGGGCTTGTGTGCAGAATGTTTTGGATTCGATGGTGACGGCGCTGCTGGCGGATGAGAATCGGAGGTTCATCTATGTGGAGACG GCATTCTTCCAGCGATGGTGGAGGCAGCAGAACAATGCTATCAAGAAGATAGTGAAGGAGCTAGTCAGCTCTGGTCAATTAGAATTCAT AAATGGGGGCATGTGCATGCACGATGAGGCAGCGGTGCATTACATTGATATGATCGACCAGACAACACTTGGGCACCGATTCATCAAGCAAGAGTTTGGTCAGACTCCAAGGATCGGTTGGCAGATAGATCCATTTGGACATTCATCAGTGCAAGCTTACTTACTTAGTGCAGAG GTTGGATTTGATGCTCTTTATTTCTCACGTATCGATTACCAAGACCGGGAAAAGAGGAAAGACCTGAAAAGTCTGGAGGTTGTCTGGCGGGGTTCCAAGACCCTTGGCTCATCTGCAGAT ATTTTCACTGGCATATTTCCCAAGAACTATGAACCTCCCCCTGgtgatttttattttgaagtTAATGCCGAGTCTCCTGTTATTCAG GATGATGTACTTTTGTTTGATTATAATGTTGAAGAACGAGTGAATGATTTTGTAGCTGCAGCTATAGCACAG GCAAATGTGACGAGAACAAATCATATCATGTTTACCATGGGGACAGATTTTAAGTACCAATATGCGACTTCATGGTTCAGGCAGTTAGATAAATTCATTCATTATGTCAATAAG GATGGGCGGGTCAATGCCTTGTATTCAACACCATCCATTTACACTGATGCAAAGTATGCAGCAAATGAGTCGTGGCCTCTGAAGACTGATGACTTCTTCCC ATATGCAGATAATCCAAATGCATATTGGACAGGGTACTTCACAAGCAGGCCTGCCCTAAAAGGCTACGTAAGAACAATGAGTGCTTACTATCTG GCAGCTCGGCAATTGGAATTTCTCATAGGAAGAAAGAACTCAGGCCCCACAAGTGACAGTCTGGCTGATGCTTTAGCTATATCTCAACATCATGATGCAGTTAGTGGAACAGAAAAGCAGCATGTAGCAAATGATTATGCCAAACGATTATCAATTGGCTATGCAGAG gCTGAGAAGTTAGTTGAATCTTCACTTGCTTGCTTGACAAGTTCAGACTCAAAATCAGGGTGTTACAAACCAGCGATGAAGTTTGAACAG TGTCCTCTTCTCAACATAAGTTACTGTCCTCCATCTGAACTAGACTTATCTACTGGAAGAAACTTG GTTGTTCTTCTCTACAATTCTCTTGGGTGGAAAcgggaggatgtcatccacatacct GTTATCAGCGAATCTGTTGTTGTTCATGATTCTGAAGGAAGAGAAATTGAGTCGCAGCTTTTACCTTTGGCCGATGCTTCAGTCTATATAAGAAACCACTATGTCAAGGCATACTTAGGCATATCCCCAAGTGTTAAACCTAAATTTTGGCTTGCATTTCCAGTATCTGTACCACCTCTTGGTTTCAACACTTACTTTGTTTCAAATTCAAAGCAGCCAG GGGCCGCCATGTCGTCACTGTACTCATCACAAGGAAGTAAGAGTAGCAGTATAGAAATTGGGCAAGGACATTTAAAGCTTCTGTATAATGCAGATGAGCGAAAACTATCTCACTATTTTAATACCAGAAACTTG GTGAAAGCAAATGTTGAGCAATCATATAGTTTTTATGCTGGCTATGATAAAAATGGCACCGACCTTCAG GCATCTGGAGCATATATATTTCGCCCAAATGGTTCATTTCCCATAAAACCTGAAGGACAG GCGCCTTTGACGATTCTACGAGGACCTATATTAGATGAAGTGCATCAACAGATCAATCCATGGATATACCAG GTTACCAGAGTTTACAAGAGGAAGGAGCATACAGAAGTCGAGTTTATA GTAGGACCTATACCCATCGATGATGGAATTGGGAAAGAAGTAGCCACTCAAGTTACAACTACCATGATGACCAACAAGACATTCTATACAGATTCCAATGGGCGTGATTTTATTAAAAGG ATTCGAGATTATAGATCAGACTGGAAATTACAAGTTAACCAACCTGTTGCCGGGAATTACTATCCT ATTAATCTCGGAATTTACATGGAGGATAATGGCACGGAACTTTCAATTCTGGTAGACCGCTCAGTGGGGGGCTCCAGCGTACTGGATGGACAAATAGAGTTGATGCTCCATAG GAGGTTGCTCCATGATGATGGTCGAGGAGTTGGAGAGGCACTTAATGAAACAGTTTGTATCAATGATAAGTGCGAAGGCCTAACG gTTCAAGGAAAATTTTATCTTAGAATTGATCCATTGGGAGAGGGAGCTAAGTGGCGTCGGTCCTTTGGCCAGGAGATatattctcctcttcttctagcATTCTCGGAACAG GATGGAGGTAACTGGACAAGTTCTCACATCCCCAAATTCTCAGCAATGGACTCCTACAGCTTGCCAGATAATGTCGCATTGATTACCCTTCAG GCACTTGAAGATGGAAGTGTTCTCCTTCGTCTGGCTCACCTTTATGAG GTGGGAGAGGATAAAGATCTTTCAACCATGGCCTATGTGGAGCTCAAGAAAATGTTCCCTGACAAGAAG GTCAGCAAGATCACAGAGATGAACTTATCTGCTAATCAAGAGAGGGAtacaatggagaagaagagattAAAATGGAAAGCTGAGGGTTCTACAGGTTCAGGAACCGTGGTAAGGGGGGGTCCTGTTGATCCTACCAAGCTGGTGGTGGAGTTGGGTCCAATGGAAATCCGCACATTTCTTATCAATTTTGGGTATATTTTCTTCCCCAGAATGGGGCAACCTTGA